A single genomic interval of Acidobacteriota bacterium harbors:
- a CDS encoding dienelactone hydrolase family protein, whose protein sequence is MKSFVAGMVLLLATWVFVPVAGAQQWARDSVEKSPRHREWVQVKYGNRTVDTFVVYPERKDKAPVIVMIHTIAGFIDWIESAADQLAAEGYIVVAPDLLSQMSPTGGRSNTYPEGGAREGMGKLSKDQVTADLNAVADYGLKLPASNGKLMVTGFCSGGNETFRFATNRPDLQAAFVFYGTQPDKEAIARIKAPIYAFYGGADARVNATIPSTIENMKEAGKVYEPMTYDGAGHGFMQGGEDPAGTDPNKKARLDAWARWRTLLKKHQ, encoded by the coding sequence ATGAAATCATTTGTCGCAGGAATGGTATTGCTGCTGGCCACGTGGGTGTTTGTCCCCGTTGCCGGGGCGCAACAGTGGGCGCGGGACAGCGTGGAGAAATCGCCGCGGCACCGCGAGTGGGTGCAGGTGAAATACGGCAATCGCACGGTGGACACTTTTGTCGTCTATCCGGAGCGCAAGGACAAGGCGCCAGTAATCGTGATGATTCACACTATCGCGGGATTCATCGACTGGATCGAGAGCGCAGCGGACCAGCTCGCGGCGGAAGGCTACATCGTGGTGGCTCCCGACCTGCTTTCTCAGATGAGTCCCACTGGCGGGCGCAGCAACACGTACCCGGAGGGCGGCGCGCGCGAGGGCATGGGCAAGTTGTCGAAGGACCAGGTAACCGCGGACCTGAACGCCGTGGCCGACTACGGACTGAAGCTGCCCGCCTCGAACGGCAAACTGATGGTGACGGGCTTCTGCTCGGGCGGCAATGAGACGTTCCGCTTCGCCACGAATCGCCCCGATCTGCAGGCCGCGTTTGTGTTCTACGGGACGCAGCCCGACAAGGAAGCAATCGCCCGCATCAAGGCTCCCATTTACGCGTTTTATGGTGGCGCGGATGCGCGCGTGAACGCCACCATCCCGTCGACGATTGAGAATATGAAAGAGGCTGGCAAGGTCTACGAGCCGATGACCTATGACGGCGCAGGGCACGGCTTCATGCAAGGCGGCGAAGACCCGGCCGGCACCGATCCCAACAAGAAAGCTCGCCTGGATGCCTGGGCGCGCTGGAGGACATTGCTGAAGAAACACCAGTAG
- a CDS encoding 3-deoxy-D-manno-octulosonic acid transferase has translation MYFIYQLILLLASPLFAVWMLVRVLAGRMPGIGQRLGFFPKPPRPKTGPRLWLHAVSLGEVKVATGLAAELRERVADLPNLSNLEVIFTTSTKTGQQEALRAAGPRDVVLFPPLDFAWVCRRFLKYIQADALLIVETELWPNLFRQARRACLPLRIVNGRISDRSWPRYRSTLWFWRNVLDNVDHVYASGQADAERFLALVVSLEKLTTAENLKFRIHRGRTQSGEFVRKAAAQLLGSPETKVLVAGSTMPGEELLLIDAYRVLRQEFPDLWLILAPRHPERFGEVAALLANARIPVTRRSAWQADQSIQMTGALLLDTIGELASVYQLATVAFVGGTLVNAGGHNILEPAMFGKPIVIGPSMENFSEIADRFLRDATQLQIPLATEVAVGGIIQIRDAGSLAPVIRYLLASPIAAELIGNLARQVLERSQESYSSVLEDIVSLLGKTHSKAK, from the coding sequence ATGTACTTCATCTATCAATTGATCCTGCTGCTGGCGAGTCCGTTGTTCGCTGTGTGGATGCTCGTTCGCGTACTCGCCGGTCGCATGCCGGGGATCGGCCAGCGGCTGGGATTCTTCCCGAAACCGCCCCGCCCCAAAACCGGTCCGCGCCTCTGGCTCCATGCAGTATCGTTGGGTGAGGTGAAGGTGGCCACCGGGCTGGCGGCCGAATTGCGCGAGCGCGTGGCAGACCTGCCTAACCTGTCTAACCTGGAAGTCATCTTCACCACATCCACCAAGACCGGCCAACAGGAAGCGTTGCGCGCCGCTGGCCCACGTGATGTGGTGTTGTTTCCTCCGCTCGACTTTGCCTGGGTCTGCCGGCGCTTCCTGAAGTACATCCAAGCAGACGCGCTGCTCATCGTGGAAACGGAGTTGTGGCCAAACCTTTTCAGGCAGGCACGCCGCGCCTGCCTGCCGCTGCGGATCGTCAATGGCCGCATCTCGGACCGCTCCTGGCCGCGCTACCGCTCGACGCTCTGGTTCTGGCGCAACGTGCTCGACAATGTGGATCACGTATACGCATCCGGTCAGGCCGATGCCGAGCGATTTCTGGCATTAGTGGTTTCCCTGGAGAAGCTGACAACGGCCGAAAACCTAAAGTTCCGTATTCATCGCGGACGGACCCAGTCAGGAGAGTTTGTACGGAAAGCAGCAGCACAGTTGTTGGGTTCGCCTGAAACGAAAGTCCTGGTTGCGGGTAGCACGATGCCCGGTGAGGAACTACTGCTCATCGATGCCTATCGCGTTTTGCGTCAGGAGTTCCCTGATTTGTGGCTGATACTTGCGCCACGCCATCCTGAACGATTCGGCGAAGTGGCCGCCCTGCTGGCGAACGCGAGGATACCCGTTACTCGCCGAAGTGCGTGGCAGGCCGATCAGTCTATCCAGATGACCGGCGCACTATTGCTCGATACCATCGGCGAGCTGGCGTCCGTCTATCAGCTTGCCACGGTCGCCTTTGTTGGCGGGACGTTAGTAAACGCCGGCGGCCACAACATTCTTGAGCCGGCCATGTTTGGCAAGCCCATCGTCATTGGACCGTCGATGGAAAACTTCAGCGAGATCGCGGATCGCTTTCTCCGTGACGCGACCCAACTTCAAATTCCGCTGGCAACGGAGGTTGCCGTCGGCGGCATCATCCAGATACGCGATGCCGGATCACTAGCCCCTGTAATCCGCTACTTGCTGGCCTCACCCATTGCAGCGGAGCTAATCGGCAACCTCGCACGACAGGTGCTTGAACGGAGCCAGGAAAGTTATTCTAGTGTGCTGGAAGATATTGTTTCGCTATTGGGGAAAACCCACTCGAAGGCCAAATGA